In Raphanus sativus cultivar WK10039 unplaced genomic scaffold, ASM80110v3 Scaffold0119, whole genome shotgun sequence, a single genomic region encodes these proteins:
- the LOC108833461 gene encoding uncharacterized protein LOC108833461, translated as MPVTPANDVAPNVKMFTREEIKNQTDDQSLPPNDEPMKDAVTDLDVSKPARALSSTSKDSNGEAATRLKEQQKSPGEGRGFDLMSVEPVCTGEKVPHGLQLELGNKSILSGDNNNNNGIAMETDPKSSVSKSGFIAKLFEGEDKKVDCTMEEKATPSAQ; from the exons ATGCCGGTGACTCCAGCAAACGATGTGGCTCCTAATGTTAAAATGTTCACGAGAGAAGAGATCAAGAACCAGACTGATGATCAGTCTCTACCTCCTAATGATGAACCAATGAAAGATGCTGTCACTGATTTGGACGTTTCTAAACCTGCTCGAGCTTTGTCTTCAACGTCAAAGGACAGCAATGGCGAAGCTGCGACTCGTCTG AAAGAGCAGCAGAAATCTCCTGGTGAGGGTCGTGGGTTTGATCTTATGTCGGTGGAACCGGTTTGTACAGGAGAGAAAGTGCCGCATGGGCTTCAGCTAGAGCTTGGGAACAAGAGTATATTGAGTGGAGACAACAATAACAACAATGGCATCGCAATGGAGACAGATCCTAAAAGCTCTGTGTCGAAGAGTGGATTTATAGCGAAATTGTTTGAAggagaagacaagaaggtggACTGTACCATGGAAGAAAAAGCAACTCCATCAGctcagtag